One Dictyoglomus thermophilum H-6-12 DNA window includes the following coding sequences:
- a CDS encoding penicillin-binding transpeptidase domain-containing protein, whose product MRAIEVSCDVYFYKVGLSLDPDDLIKTSKEFGVGEPTFIDLPNEKLGYRISVEAHKRKYNRDILGGTWQTWQ is encoded by the coding sequence GTGAGGGCGATAGAAGTTTCTTGTGACGTTTATTTCTACAAAGTGGGACTTTCCTTAGATCCCGATGACCTTATAAAAACTTCAAAAGAATTTGGTGTAGGAGAACCAACCTTTATAGATCTGCCAAATGAAAAGTTAGGTTACAGAATATCGGTAGAGGCGCACAAAAGAAAATACAATAGAGATATACTAGGGGGGACATGGCAAACTTGGCAATAG
- the purE gene encoding 5-(carboxyamino)imidazole ribonucleotide mutase, producing MMRVGIVMGSDSDLEIMSEAAKVLEEFGVDYEIHVMSAHRTPEKVFDYTKTAEERGIEVFIAGAGGAAHLPGVIAALTTFPVIGVPIKTSSLNGLDSLLSIVQMPSGIPVATVAINGSKNAGLLALQILSIKYPEIKQKLKEFKDKMKEEVTSKDEKLQSLGYKNYLSSVKKS from the coding sequence ATTATGAGGGTAGGAATAGTAATGGGCAGCGATTCCGACTTAGAGATTATGTCAGAAGCTGCTAAAGTACTAGAAGAGTTTGGTGTCGATTACGAGATACATGTGATGTCAGCACATAGGACACCAGAAAAAGTCTTTGATTATACAAAAACGGCTGAAGAAAGAGGTATTGAGGTATTTATAGCGGGAGCAGGAGGAGCTGCACATTTACCTGGTGTAATTGCTGCACTAACAACGTTTCCTGTTATAGGAGTACCTATAAAAACTTCTTCGTTAAATGGACTTGATTCATTGTTATCAATAGTACAAATGCCTTCAGGAATACCTGTAGCCACAGTAGCAATAAACGGAAGTAAAAATGCTGGATTATTAGCATTACAAATCCTTTCAATAAAATATCCAGAGATAAAACAAAAATTGAAAGAGTTCAAAGATAAGATGAAAGAAGAGGTTACTTCTAAAGATGAGAAATTGCAATCACTAGGATACAAAAACTACCTCTCTTCAGTTAAGAAATCTTAA
- a CDS encoding penicillin-binding transpeptidase domain-containing protein gives MANLAIGQGDWLLTPLQLALVGAFIYNEGVVFKPHIVKEILSSDGKEVIKRIEPEVLRKSTDISHEIFSIIKEGMINVFESGTARALKYITKYPIAGKTGTAENPHGKPHSIFLCYGPTDGVDPNDAVVSVIIENVGSGSAYAGPVAAKLIDAYFDKYGYKK, from the coding sequence ATGGCAAACTTGGCAATAGGGCAAGGTGACTGGCTACTGACTCCTCTGCAGCTAGCCTTAGTTGGGGCTTTTATTTATAATGAAGGTGTTGTATTTAAACCGCACATAGTGAAAGAAATATTATCAAGTGATGGAAAAGAAGTTATAAAAAGAATTGAACCTGAGGTTTTAAGAAAAAGTACAGATATATCTCATGAAATTTTTAGCATTATCAAAGAAGGTATGATTAACGTGTTTGAATCAGGAACTGCAAGAGCACTAAAGTATATAACCAAATACCCAATAGCTGGTAAGACAGGTACTGCTGAGAATCCACATGGTAAACCTCATTCTATATTTTTGTGTTACGGACCTACAGACGGAGTGGATCCAAATGATGCAGTAGTTAGTGTGATAATAGAGAATGTCGGATCTGGATCTGCTTATGCGGGACCAGTTGCAGCAAAATTGATTGATGCTTACTTTGATAAGTACGGATACAAAAAATAA
- a CDS encoding YgaP family membrane protein — protein MNVGKTDAIIRVIIGLILPHLTKWGVLSGTAWAVILHIIGTILVFTAAIRYCPLYRLINKSTAK, from the coding sequence ATGAACGTAGGGAAGACTGATGCCATCATAAGAGTTATTATAGGTTTAATCCTTCCTCACTTAACAAAATGGGGAGTATTGTCAGGAACAGCTTGGGCAGTTATTCTCCATATAATTGGTACCATCCTTGTTTTCACAGCCGCAATAAGATATTGTCCTCTTTATAGATTAATAAACAAATCCACTGCTAAATAA
- a CDS encoding polysaccharide deacetylase family protein codes for MKKLVMVLLLSLFFVPSLATQEYPKPDKLCALTFDDGPDARLTPRVLDKLEKYNVVATFFLVGQRINDSVKPVLDRMVAMGCEFGNHSWDYNPMDKMDPEKIKEYIKRTNEAIEKYTGKTPRFFRPPNLAVSPVMFEVINMPFASGVLGFDWAGCDRTPENIANNVLKGIRDGAIILLHDVQPEPHPTPEALDILIPELKKRGYEFVTLSELFKRKGVDPTDPKYKNKMWVYVEP; via the coding sequence ATGAAAAAGTTAGTCATGGTTTTACTTCTTTCTTTATTTTTTGTCCCATCCCTTGCTACCCAAGAGTATCCAAAGCCTGATAAACTCTGTGCATTAACTTTTGATGACGGACCTGATGCAAGGCTTACCCCACGAGTACTTGATAAGCTTGAAAAATATAACGTAGTTGCTACCTTTTTCCTTGTTGGGCAGAGAATAAATGATAGTGTAAAGCCTGTGCTTGACAGAATGGTAGCTATGGGATGTGAATTTGGCAATCATTCTTGGGATTATAATCCGATGGATAAGATGGATCCTGAAAAGATTAAGGAATACATAAAAAGGACTAATGAAGCTATAGAAAAATATACAGGGAAAACTCCTCGCTTTTTCCGTCCACCAAATCTTGCAGTAAGTCCTGTTATGTTTGAGGTTATAAATATGCCCTTCGCAAGTGGGGTTCTTGGATTTGATTGGGCAGGATGTGATAGAACTCCTGAAAATATTGCAAATAATGTTTTAAAAGGTATTAGAGATGGTGCTATTATACTCTTACACGATGTACAGCCAGAACCTCATCCTACTCCCGAGGCTTTGGATATCTTAATACCAGAGTTAAAAAAGAGAGGATATGAGTTTGTAACCCTAAGTGAGCTCTTCAAGAGAAAGGGTGTAGATCCTACAGATCCTAAGTATAAAAATAAGATGTGGGTTTATGTAGAGCCATAA
- the ltaE gene encoding low-specificity L-threonine aldolase, with translation MGFIDLRSDTVTKPTEEMRKAMYSAEVGDDGYGEDPTVNFLEEKAAEILGKEAGLFVVSGTMGNQVALLTWTRPGDEVILESESHIYYYEAGGMAANSGVQPFLIDGKDGMMPIEEIRKAIRPKGRVFPNTSLIVLENTHNRAGGKVLPLGYMKEVYELSREHNIPIHLDGARIFNAAIHLKVSAKEIAKYADSVMFCLSKGLSCPMGSLLVGPKEFIEEARRKRQRLGGGLRQAGVVAACGIVALEKMIDRLEEDHEKAKILYEFLKDMEIFNVERPDTNILKVKIKINKKAREFLAEFKKYGLLATSFDDETLRFVTHKDVSFEDIEKAKGIIYKVCKLMD, from the coding sequence ATGGGATTTATAGACTTGAGAAGTGATACTGTAACAAAACCTACGGAAGAGATGCGTAAAGCGATGTATTCTGCTGAGGTTGGAGATGACGGATATGGAGAAGATCCTACGGTAAATTTTTTAGAAGAAAAGGCAGCAGAAATCTTAGGCAAAGAGGCAGGACTTTTTGTAGTCTCTGGGACTATGGGAAATCAGGTAGCTTTGTTAACTTGGACCCGCCCCGGAGATGAAGTTATATTAGAGTCTGAATCTCATATTTACTATTATGAGGCAGGAGGAATGGCTGCTAATTCGGGGGTTCAGCCCTTTTTGATTGACGGAAAAGATGGAATGATGCCTATAGAGGAGATAAGAAAAGCCATAAGACCTAAAGGTAGAGTTTTTCCTAATACATCTCTTATAGTTCTTGAAAATACTCATAATAGAGCTGGAGGTAAAGTTTTGCCTCTTGGTTATATGAAAGAGGTTTATGAGTTAAGTAGAGAACATAATATACCTATCCATCTTGATGGTGCAAGGATATTCAATGCAGCTATCCATTTGAAAGTTTCTGCTAAAGAGATTGCAAAATATGCAGACTCAGTTATGTTTTGCCTCTCTAAAGGACTTTCTTGTCCTATGGGCTCTCTTCTTGTAGGTCCTAAAGAATTCATAGAGGAAGCAAGAAGAAAAAGACAAAGGCTTGGTGGTGGGTTAAGACAGGCTGGTGTGGTTGCTGCATGTGGAATTGTTGCCCTTGAAAAGATGATTGACAGATTAGAAGAGGATCATGAGAAGGCTAAGATATTATATGAATTTTTGAAAGATATGGAGATTTTTAATGTTGAAAGGCCTGATACTAATATTTTAAAGGTAAAAATTAAAATAAATAAAAAGGCAAGAGAATTTTTAGCCGAGTTTAAAAAATATGGGCTTCTTGCCACAAGTTTCGATGATGAAACTTTAAGATTTGTTACTCATAAAGATGTTTCCTTTGAGGATATAGAAAAGGCTAAAGGAATTATATATAAAGTATGTAAATTGATGGATTGA
- a CDS encoding IS5-like element ISDith1 family transposase, which produces MQVKKRIKDKGKVDFIIDFRRIYRNIKEMIKVKEERRRGRKKKYDDGLIILAGMLMIGCGFTYREVARLINRVLGVKIHISNIYYRLKEMEGLEGVVNKVIRSINVEKVKGRCRGLLVDGAGFGYNFKIKQRLYFGREIREKRDHVKCELLVLVDERGKSYIVGVFVDDGYKDERKILKSKFEEVKKLKEEVDFRKVYGDRLYNRDIELLREFEKEGVEMILPVEDGIHNKVKSEERKRVKESYNRKRHAYNRNRYKIEQKIGNIKRFMGTYLNTKDKEVSKNLVLLGV; this is translated from the coding sequence GTGCAAGTGAAGAAGAGGATAAAGGATAAGGGTAAGGTAGATTTTATTATAGATTTTAGGAGGATTTATAGGAATATTAAGGAGATGATAAAGGTTAAGGAGGAAAGGAGAAGAGGTAGGAAGAAGAAATATGATGATGGATTGATAATATTAGCGGGTATGTTAATGATAGGGTGTGGATTTACATATAGGGAGGTTGCTAGGTTGATAAATAGGGTATTAGGGGTTAAGATACACATATCGAATATATATTATAGGTTGAAGGAGATGGAGGGATTAGAGGGGGTAGTTAATAAGGTGATAAGGAGTATAAATGTAGAGAAGGTGAAGGGTAGATGTAGGGGTTTGTTAGTAGATGGTGCGGGATTTGGGTATAATTTTAAGATAAAGCAGAGGTTATATTTTGGTAGGGAGATAAGGGAGAAGAGGGATCATGTGAAATGTGAATTGTTAGTGTTAGTAGATGAGAGGGGTAAGAGTTATATAGTGGGTGTATTTGTGGATGATGGGTATAAGGACGAGAGGAAGATACTGAAGAGTAAGTTTGAGGAGGTTAAGAAGCTAAAGGAGGAGGTGGATTTTAGGAAGGTTTATGGGGATAGGTTATACAACAGGGATATAGAGTTATTGAGGGAATTTGAGAAGGAGGGGGTTGAGATGATATTGCCGGTAGAGGATGGGATACATAACAAGGTTAAGAGTGAGGAGAGGAAGAGGGTTAAGGAGTCGTATAATCGGAAGAGGCATGCGTACAATAGGAATAGGTACAAGATAGAGCAAAAGATAGGGAACATAAAGAGGTTTATGGGTACATATTTGAATACAAAGGATAAAGAGGTAAGTAAGAATTTAGTATTGTTAGGAGTATAA